DNA from Cryptomeria japonica unplaced genomic scaffold, Sugi_1.0 HiC_scaffold_909, whole genome shotgun sequence:
CCAGAAGGCCTGGAACAACGAAGAAGAAAGCTCATGATATAAGTCATGCATGTCTGTATTTTACATTTCCCGTACCCACGCCCTAAACGGAGAGATATTCTGTATATAACGATACAATAGCCGCACTTGATACCATCATAGTAAAGGAAGTTCCAGGGCACTTACAAGCAGGCAGAGCGCGTTTTCATTAAGGCCTATCCTTATCACGGTCGAAAATCGTTATAGGCTTAAAGGTCTTCTGGTAGGAGCCGTTTGCATCCTCTCTCCGGAAACCACAACCAGTTGCTGGATCGAATCATCTATTACGCCAAAAGGTAGCCCTTTGTATTTGATCTTGTCGTTCACCTTCATTGCGCATCTTCATCGAGCGAAGTTGAGTTGGTCAGCCaggatatatagatatatatatataagggctCTCCCGAGCGAGCCCTGTCACGCACGGACAGACATAAGTGGCTCGAAAGGACCACCTTTACTAAGCATTCAGGAGGCGGCCCCAGGAAGCAGGTTCGAACCAAAAGTTCCCGCGGAGCGGCGTCTCTTAAGTGCTTCACTCCAAGGAAGCAGCGGCGCAGAATCTCACTTCACGACAGAAGATAGTGTTCATCATGTGAAAAAGAGAGAGGCTGCTAACACTGACGAAAAGGTAAGGTGTAATTGAGATCTTCAGCCACTCCTCCTTACTCACTCACTTATTTACTTGGCCTTGGCCCGAGGATCCCAGGGTCCAAGTCCTGTTTAAAACCCCGATACCGACGGGTTTCCGGAAAACTCAAATCTTTTCGACTTAGCTTGGAAACAAAAATACCGACGGCTCCAAGGAAAGAGAAAAAAGAACCACTTGAAACCACCCGTCCAAGTCCTTTCAAAAATACGGGGCTCAGGAAATAAGCTAAGCTGCTGAAAGTTCCGGTCGAGCCAATTTCGTTGACTCCAAGGCTATAGTCTTTCGCCAGTTAAGTCACTCTAGGGTTACCCTGCACATTGGATTGGGGGGGGGGAGAACCATTCGAAGGCGTAGCACTTATAACGCACACTAGCCCCAAGTTATTTCATATTATACATACCCATCCATTCCCGCCAACAGGCAGCCCACTTGAATAAGGAAGAAGGAATGTTTGCTTTCCCCACTAAGGGCTAGACGCACGTTACTGCCTGGCTATACATTGGGGGGGGATAAACCTACCCTTCTGCATTTAAGGAAGGCTTAATGACCCGGCCCACCCCAATGTGATGTGTGTGCAAGGAAGGAATGGTTTCTGTCTCCCGGCAATAAAGTTGCAATAAATGGGCCAATGGTGCTATTTCTTATCTGTGGGCCAATGGATAGAAGGCTAAGCCGCACCTCCATTCCCTTCTGTTTCCTTCTGTTCTTCAGGCAGGGATTTTCTTTCTTAAGCCAGCGAGGAGCTATCATCAGCCAGCAAATGGTATTGCGGGGAGCTATCATCTATTTATGCCACCGAAGGGATACCTAATATCTTATCTTTTCCTATCTTTAGATACTGCCCGTCGTCTACCAGTCTGGGCGCCCGTCTACCGGTTGCCCGTATACCAGTCTGGGCGCCCGTCTATATGTAATTATCTACCTCGCTACTTTATCTTCTCTGTTCCCTTCCTTATGTTATCCTGCCTTTCTTATGCCCGTACTAACCGGTAGAGCTGTTCTACTTCTGCTACTGTCTCCTTCTGCCAGAGCTGCTTCTTATCCGCGTAAATAAAATATCTGCTGCTGCGGATTCTAGCGGAAATATCTGCCTGTCAGAGTGGAACCGCTAAGTCGTGGGCCAATGGTGCTATTTGCTTATCTGCGGTTATCGGGCTAAAGGTCGGGCTCTTTCCCACTCGTTCCCACTCTCGTTCCCAAGAGCAGTAGCCTTCATCCCACTCTTTAGGCATTCTTCATTCACTCTGAACCACACACATTTTGCTAAATAGTTCAAATCCCTTCCACCATCGTTTTTGACAAAATGGAAAGAAGTTGTGGGGAAATTGGAGTACCTAATAACATGGGATGAAACCCTGAAAAGGATAAGGGCGTGCTGCACGTTCAAGGGCTCACTGGGCTTGGAAGGATTTCTTTTGTCGACTGTGTCTCAGGATAAATATGGGGAAATACAGATTCGGGGGAAATACATATGAACCCGCTCAGATTCCTTCATCGATATGAACTCTGAGAAATTATCATCGGGATTCTATTCGTAACATACCCATAAATATTCCCTTCGGgctgatagatatgttctttgtagAGACCTGAAAGTAAAGGTCTGTCCTGCTCTTGCTCATCTGTCCTATCTGCAGTTATAACTGTCAAATTGACCCGGTCACTTTAACCTGCCAGTCTTGGGTGTGTTCGCCTATAATACCAATCGTGTAGGCAAGTGTAGCACCCGGTATACTTAGTTCTTTCCGAGTGCTCGGTGGATCGAACCGGAGTGAGTTTCAAGGTGAAAGAGACTAATCGAAGGGCTTATCGGAGTTAACCCCGAAAAATTGAACCTGCCTTAATGTTGGGAGTTGTTAGCTGGGTTCTGGGCCCCAGACTTTTCTATACCTTTCTATTTTTGATTTCcaattttttcattgatgaaaGTACTTTCCCACTGAATAGCTGACTAACGCTAGGGAAGAACCTTTCTTACCCACCTTATAGACTTAAAGGCTTGTGCTTATGAGCTTGCTAAAGCCCTTCGAGAGGGAGCTCGACGGAAGGACGCTGACTCACGGTAGGGAGAAAAAAGGCCAAGGAAAGCGAACGGGAGAATGGCTGGAGGAAAAAGGCGAAAGCAACCGGTAGGGAATAATAAAGGCCGCGGTTCTGGAGCTCCGGTTTCCCGGTCACTTCCTTGGTTCGGTAAGGTCAGGTCTGGTAAAGGGCCATCGAGAGAAGGTCAAGGAAAGCTCCTCCATATATGAGGTTACTGCTTTTCATGCCGCTCCTCCATTAAGTCGTCAAAAAATGCTTAATTTAATGACCATTTGAATGCGTTTTATGGCAACTTTCAACCCCCAATAAGGTAAGTACACTTCGCGGAATAACCTTATAGCGCTAGCTGCAATCAATCAATAGTAATCCCGGGAAGAGGCGGAATAACCAGTACTCGCGAACCTACAAGAAAGCAACCTTACCTACCTCCACTTACTGATTCACTGAACCATGATTTACCGTGCCAAGCAATCTCACCTTCTACTGCTTCTATCGTCTCGTATCACTTCCTACTGCTTCTATCGTCTCGTACCACCGATCAATAGTACTCGATCAAATGGCACACCATCAATTGTCTAACACGAACCATAACGTGTGAACTCAACCTCGTATCGCGCCTACCCCACCAGTGTCCAACAAACATCAATCAAATACACCATACTTGAACTTGAATGACAGGCAATCTCCCTTACCCAAACAACCGCTTCTGCTCACACTGAAGAGCACTGGAGGGCCCCGAGGGACTGTTGATCAGATAAAGGGAAGATCTTCCTTGTGTTGTGTGGGACAGTGGAAGAGAGTGCCATGGCTATTTGAAGGCTGGAAGAGATGCTTGGAGTGCTCTGTAATGAGCAGATTGGCTGAGGATGAGAGTAGATGGGTTGGGTTGAGAGATATAGAAGCCTGTAGCTTGGTTCTTTCACCCTAGTGGCCTCATAGCCGAGAGAGGTGGTATCTACACCAGATACCTATGGTTGGGTGGAAAATTGCTCATACACAACCGGACCAAATTCTGTTCAAAGATAAGTGCTCTATCGTTGTTTATGAATATGCAAAATGAGTGTGATTGTTATGTTACGAAAATCTATGTATCTGGCATTTGTGTATGATTATGCTTGATTCTgttcatgggcatttggttgccATGAATTTCTGTGAATCCATGCTTGTTTCTTTTCGCTGCTATAAATATCACACCTATGCATGCATTTCATTTTATTCTGGTCCTTCCTGGGAGGCTTATTCAGTTGGTATTATGGGGATATGGCCTCTAAGGGTCGGAATTTGAAATCTGTGTATCATGGCTACCTGTCCCATGGTTGGAATTGCTAGGCAGGGATGCCACAATACTCAGCTTGTATCACGGGACATTCCTTCTCCTTATTTTGATGCTTTAGTGACTACACATGGACCGCTGCTTCCTCACTGGGTAAGTAAGAGTTCGAGCAGATTCAGTTAATGATGCATTTTACCGCTATGACTGTTACTCGCTCTGGAACGGGCTATGACTATCGATCTGGGTCTCTATCTGTATCTTCACCACCTGGAATCGGAACTTCTGCTAGCTAAGGAGATGATGGAACAGGTAGGGATGCTAGGAAAGAAGCTACTTCTGTCTATGCTGCTGGCTCTGCTACTGCTGATGGATCGACTGAACCACCTGGATCATCTGCTTCATCAACGATAGAATCTAAAGAATAATCTACTGAACCAATCAATCAACAGAATCAACTGATGCACCTGTCCTTGCCTATGCCTTTGCATCTGGATCTGGATCAACTTCTAGCTATCTCTGAGTGGTTTAAGTGTGCCTGACCTGTGCTGTATGGAGAGGTGAAGGCAAGGCTATACCTTCGAGAATGTTATAGGGAGTGATAGCTATCTATCTGCGTGATCCTGACCAAGGGAGGGTACCTAGACTCTGGTAAGGGGAGAGTTTCTGTGCATCCTCCCAAGGTGTTGATTGATTAACTATTTGTGAAGATTGGTTTGGTTCCAATGTGGAGGTCTGCTTCTTTCGTGTGTGTGGAGTGGATTATTGCATTGTACTGCCATCGTTATGTTGTGCTCGTTGTCCACCGGTTGAGCATTGTCTGATGGATTCGTTGCGTTGATGAAACAGCCTGTCTCCTGTGTGGAGCTGGGGTCCCGGTACTCTCTGGCTGGAGTTGTCTGTTGTGTCGGACCTTTTGTTGTTCTTTGACCGACGCATAACTTTTTTCTCCTTGTGTTTGGGATTTAAGATCTGTTGTTGTGACCCGATTTGTTATTTACGCATTTCTCTGCTTCATCGACCTGCTGCCTGCCTCTACTATTAATTTACCTACCCTATCCAGCCAAATTATAGTGACTCTATGACAAGCTATCAAATTTGTTACTTAGCAAAATGGAAAGACTGACTATGGAACTAGAACAGGATTAGGATCTGGAACAGGATCATCTGCTGGGTATCGATCTCGATCAAAAGGCTCTGGATTTGGATCTTTAGGAGGCTATGGATCTTAAACAGGTGGCTCTCGAAATGGGTCTACCGCATATGGATCTCGCTCTGCTGCTGGAGGATATGGATCTATAACTGGTTAAGGATCAACTGAATCTGGGACTTAATCTGCTTTAGATGGATCTGCGACTAGAGGATCTGAAACTGCTCCTGCCTTTCCTCCTGCTGCCTTAGATGCTGCTTGCTTAGCTGCTGGTTAAACAAGGTCAATTGAATCTGCAACAAAGAAGGCTGATAGCTTTCGAAATGGAAGGGATTTATGCTGGCTATGTATCTCCTGTTGCTATCTCTGTGCCATCTCCACTGCTTCGGACTCAGGAGGAATTGGTTCATCTGCGTGTGGCATCGGATCTTAATTCCGACTCATTGATTGCATCTCGAACTGCTTCTGGCTACCTAACTTTAATAAGGGGGTTCCTTAATTGGATCTGCTTAAACTGCTCCAGACTCGACTTCTTACTTTGCGGGTTTTGCTTCGTACTTTGCCCCCTCCCCACAAGGTCGATGTGAGGCGGATGTGCGTCGTCGTTTCTCGGATGTGCTACTCATTTCTACCTCCCAGATCGATGTGAGGCGGCCCTTCGGCGGATGTGAGGCTGAGCATGTAACGTAGATAAAGAGGCCTACCTATCGAGAATTCTGCCCCCCCACACTACCTATCGATAATTCCCCCCCCACCCCAGTCTTCTGGCGAATAGTAGGGTAGTGGCACCCCGGTACTAACTCAATAATGAATTCCTCCCCCCTTTCCATAGTTGCTGGTGCTCGCATCTCCTGCTTCTGTGCCGTGGAATATACGTCTTCTCCGGCCGGGGTTCTAAAGAAAGGACTCAATTCTCGTAGATAAAGGAACCATCTAAAACCTCACGATGCCCCCGGCCCCCTCCGGCTGCTAATAGAGTTTCTTATTGGTTTGGTTCGGTTTCGGGTGGGAAGTGAACTATAGTTGAGTTTTTGCCAATTCCTAGTGCCGGGTCTATAGGGATAGGGCTCCCCGCCCCCTTCACTATCTATGGCGCCCTAGAATCTGGGGGAGTATTGTCCTTCCAGTAGTCCTTTCCGGTCTATATGATATGGGCGGGAGAGGATCATCCATCATCCATCTATTCGTGTCGTGATATCAGTCATCAGTCGTATCACGTATAGAAATAGAGAATAGAGATGGATGATGTGTGATGGATGGCCCTATCCATATATTCGACCCCCTCTAGATCTATGGGGAGAGGGACTCGACTTACATCTGTCACGCCATATCCATATATAGGGGTGGGCACGCCATATCGGGGTGAATATCTCGATGTGGATCTGATCTGTCACAATGTGATAGGTACGTTATCTGTCACGATGTATTACGGTAGGGTGGACCAACCGACTATTGCTGTGGACCAACCTGGACTCAACCGACCGACTTCATGAGATCGGGGTTAAGCCAATCTGCTTAATCTCTCTTCTCTCGATAGAACCTCGTCCCTGGAATGGGAGGAAGGAGCCCCCGCAGTCAAGTGGTGGCCAACATCCACACCAGTAACAATGACAGTTCGATGCCCATGCCCTACTCTAAACGCCAACTAGAGTCTAGTCGGGGGGTgggggggcatgttacgtatataatctggCCCTACCCCCGAGAGAATAGTAGGGCTACCACCCACCTGAACACTCCGGTATGccagattatatacgtaacatgcccacgcATAGGGGGTGGGAGGGTTAGTTGTGGGGGGGAACTATTATTGTTCTCCCACCCACCACAACTGTAGGGGCCCTGCAGGGGCGGGAGAGTACCATCAGGTCCAGTCAAGCCCCGCTGCAAAGCCGCGGGGTAGGCGAGTTAATGAGTTGGAGAGCACTCCCCTGGGGGCCCCCTCTCTGAATTAAGGCGAGGGAAGGCCCCTACCTATATAACTAACTGTTCGCTCTCCCGAGGGCGGGCATAAATGATCTGAATGATGACCTGGATGAGAACCGGGGCCTTTCCAGTTAGTGACTAAAGACTCATAAACGTCGAGTTGTTGTTAGTTAGTGACTTAGATACAATGCATGGCATGCAACTCACTTTCACTTCAGGATCCCCACCCACGTAGTTCGCCGGTGAAACCAACGACTCTTTCTACTCCTATCAGATCGAGAACCCGGGGGAGCACTCGACCCAACCGGGGGTCGAGGGGCGAGCCCCCGCCAACCGTAGGGCCCTACcgcccctactatctataggcagAGATAGGCTCTACCGGGGTTGGGTGGGAACTATAGTGCGCAACGGGCACCCTAGAATTCCCACCCCACTGCCATTAATCAGTCAATTAATGCGCCATTGTAGGGCCATAGCCATAGAACCGGAGGGGTAGGGGATTGCACTCGATAGTTGCTAGAATAAGCCGCCCTTTATTCCATTCCCGAAGcgggggtgggcccctactattctatggtggaggaTATAGTATCtggagggcccctactattctaaggtagCCGCAAGGTGCTTAATTATTCTGCAGGGTGATAACTATGGGTGggtaggcccctactattctatggccccCTACTATTCTCAAGGGCCGGGTTGGGTGGGAACTCTAGTTCGGAACTATCCCATCTCAGGTGAAGGGCGGGGCGGGTTGACAGTACTCGAAGCAACGGAACGGAGCGGAGTTGTTTATGACTCAGAGGCATTCTCATCACTTGGTAGATCCAAGTCCATGGCCTATTTCGGGTTCACTCGGAGCTTTGGCAACCACAGTTGGAGGTGTTATGTACATGCACTCATTCACGGGGGGTTCAACACTCCTCAGTTTGGGCTTGATCTTCATCCTATATACCATGTTTGTACGGTGGCGCGATGTGATACGTGAATCCACGTTGGAGGGACATCACACCAAAGTCGTACAATTCGGACTTCGATATGGTTTTATTCCGTTCATCGTATCGGAGGTCATGTCCCCCTTCGCTTTCTTCCGGGCTTTTTTCCATTCCCCTTTGGCGCCTGCGGTAGAAATTGGAGGTATCTGGCCCCCAAAAGGGATTGGGGTTTTGAATCCCTGGGAAATCCCTTCTCCTAATACGCTTATTCCCCTTTCATCCGGAGCTGCCGTAACTTGGGCTCATCATGCTATACTCGCGGGGAAGGAGCGACAAGCAGTTTACGCTTTAGTAGCCACCGTTTCACTGGCTCTAGTACTCACTGGGTTCCAGGGAATGGAGTATTCTCAAGCACCTTTCACTGTCTCGGATGGTATTCACGGTCCTACGTCCTTCTCAGCAACTGGGTTTCATGGTTTTCATGTGATTATAGGGACTCTTTTCCCAATCATATGTGGTATTCGCCAATATCCGGGTCATTTGACCAAGGAGCATCACGTTGGCTTTGAAGCAGCTGCATGGTACTGGCATTCCGTAGACGTGGTTCGGTCATTCCCATTTGTCTCTATCCATTGGTGGGGAGGTCTACGAAGGGACGCATTATAGATAGGGGTGGATTGGGAAATGAGAGCTTATTGGCGGGGAGGGGACGCATTATAGATAGGGGTGGATTGGGATATGAACTTTTTTTGAGATCGGGGACAGAGATAACCCAAGATAGAAAAGGAAGCCTTTTGGTCGCCGCTTCCCTACTCCCTCTGATGATCATATCGGACGAAGTTTATCTCACTTTGCTACCGGATATCTATTCATTCTGGCATATTCATGCGGGGATCGAAGAGATTATGGCAGATCACGTTCACCAGGGAATGACCCGGAATTGGATTTCCATTCTTCTGGAATCGTTCTTTTTAATCGTCATGAAAGATGTTTTCCCGTTTCCATCCCGCTTATTTCACCACGAATGGAATAACCCAATGGTCGACCGTTAGGTTATGCTCTCGACCTCCCCCCACCCCCTACCCCATGCTGCATGCCGGGTGGGTGGGAAACTAGAGTTCGGAGATGGAATCCAATGAGAAACAAATTACTTCCTTCCGGTTGATGGAGATATCGCTAATCTACCTCCCGGGGGGGCCCGGGTGGGGTGGGGAAGTGGGCGAGTCTGACCTCCCTCGGGGATCAACCAACAACTTTCAACCATCCATCCTAACTTCCTACCTGAACGAATCCTTCCTAACTTCCTACCGGGAGAGTTACTTCCTTCAACTATAGGTAGGACGGCAGGCCCCATGCGAGGACTTCCTTCCATCCAGCATCCAATCAATATTGTTGTTTTGCTCCCTTCCTTCCGGTTGCCCATAGAATTTGAGGACTAGTCTTCCAGCAGAGAGAAAGCATGCAGAGAGAACTTGTTTTTCCGGGCCAAACTAATAAACTAATTTCTTTCCTAGCCGAACAGGGGGTGCCACCCTTCCCACACCCTCGGTGGCTCCAACCGGGAGGCAAGAAAGCAACTCCGAGTTTGCCCTGGTAATGTATTATAGTTCGACGAAAGTCTTATCCATCGGGCCGAGTCGGTGCCCTTCCAGTTGTTCGCTCTCCAGACAAGTGCCATCCTTCACTCCAGACAAACCATCCTGGGGGTGCCACCCTTACACCCCCGCCCCGGTTAGGACAATCAACTTATGGCGTACCAAATTCAAAATGAGCTCGTTCAAATAATCAACTATCCTTTCTAGACCGGCCTATCTATCTCCTTGCTTCTATCCAATAGTTCTAAGTTGGCAATGAAGGGCTAATTTATGCTCCCGCAGCAGGGTGGGGCTAATTTATGCGGGTGAATGCCATCAACTGCTTACTAGAACTAGAATATTAGTTGTATAGGATGGTCGAACTACTATGCCCGGATGAAGGTCGTTTGGTTTGAAGGCCGATATAACGTATGTAAGGATAGCATTATGGAGTTGGAACCCGCAACAGCTCCCATCGATAACTTCTGAACCCCCCCATCGACCGGGAGTTCAGCTACTTAGTAAGGTTACGACGTTTTAGAGGGGGTCCCTCCCTTTACACCCCCGGGTAGTCCCCTCTATTCTATGGGGTTGAGGATGGTAACAGTATAAAACGCTAACATTCTTTGGCCCGGTTGAACGAACTGCTGATTGAACCTTGGGTAACCGGATAGAAACTTCCTTTCAACCATCCATCCTGAGCGGGGGTAGGGGTAACATCATGGCAACATCCCGGGTAGCTAACGAGGGAGGGAGAAAGAGCATCGGCCATCAATAACAAGGATGCTCGAGAACGGCAAATAGATTCTTCGGAGCCTAACAAGGATGCTCAGTGGGGTCCGGTTGCCCTCCTTAGTATAGTTGGATAGCTTTCTAGTTGAAATAATAGACTTCCAAGCACCGGCCAATCAATTTGTTCTTGATGCTGGTAGAGATGGGTCCTACCTATAGTTGGAGACCCCTGTACTCCCGCCTGTCCGGCGGGAACTTCTTTGTTCTCGGCGGGAACGTCGAATAAATCTATCTACTCGATCGACAACTATCTTCTCCCACCCACCCCGGAGTGAACGAGGACTACCTGGCCTACCTCCCGAGCCTCTTGCTTCCAGGATTAATGGCCTTGATTGGAGCCTACCTAACAATTCAACAACTACCAAGCCAGGTAGACAGCAGCTAGTAGAGAGCCGATCGAGTTTACCCGGTTCCAGGCGCAGCTCCAGAAGCGGATGGACCAAAGGAGGTGTTATTGTGCCCGGAGGTGGCCACCCTTATACACCCCCGATGGATACTACTTTCTCTGTCACTAACTTTCTCTTGGCTAGCCTAGCTCTTTCGAAGAGGAAGGACCCCACACTACCCGAGTAACGAGTTCTAATGGAAGGATCCCACCCACATAAATGAAGCTATGGTTATGGCTCCGGTGCCATCCTGGCCATCCTTGGAACCCCCAGGCAAGGAATGTTCACCCCCGCCTCAAAATTCTATGGGCATTAAGTAGGTaggccctaccattctataggcgggACTCCCATCCTTTGTTTCTGTGCCCCTCCCTTATTTATTATCGCCAGAACTCCCAGATAGATAGTAGGGGCCGGTCGAGTATTGGACTAACCCTGGTAACATTGCTCTCCTCGCTCGCGAGAAACGGGGCGATAAAGAAGGCAAGGCAAGCTGGATGTATTGTCGGAAGGTGCCCTGGCTGTTTCAACTAGATTGATGGATAGCCGAATAGCCCATAAAATTGTAGGGGGGGGGGTGGGAAGCTAAACTAATCTACCTCCCGGGGGAGACACCCTTAGGCCCAGCCGAATGAACCTGTAGGAGGACCGTGCAATAGCATGATCAAAAGTATGGGCGGTAGATTAGTTATGTCAAACCGACAACTCCAGCCTGGGGGTGAGCTATATCTTCTCGCCCGGGGGGGCTCCCGAGATAGGATTGAACTTCCAATATTTTAATCTGCCCATCCGGAAGAAAGTAGTTTATGCTAACCGTAGGTGAGGGCAAGGAGAAGACAACTAAACTCTATTAAGGATGGTCGGATGAAATAAAGTAACAaagccccatagaattgtagggcctcCCGGATGAAAGTAACAAAGCAGCCCCTTCCGGAGCAAGACATCCAAATAAAAGCATGCTCGAAATCGCTGATAGTTGGATGGATGGATAGAGAGGCCAAACATCACTAACCGGAAGCCCTATAGAATTTGAAGGCGTTAGTTTATTAGTTGAGCCCTCTAGTCGTCGGATGCTCGTCCGTTAGTTTAAGCTTTCACTAATCACCTGAGAATCCTATAGTGACCTTACCGGAAGCTCGTCGAAGAGAGCCGCCCTCTAGTCGTTGGATGGAAGGCAAGCTGGACCGGGGAAGCTAACTACTTCTATTTCGTTTGGACCTTCCTTCCTCCCATTCGTTAATAAACTAGATCCGGGTGGGGGGGAATCAACGTTACCCGGGAGGCTATAGAAATACTTCCACACGATTAGCAGCAACGTCGAACTATCTATGGAAGGGGAATTCCGATTAGCAGCAACGTCGAATTCCCGTGGGTGGATCAGGAACTATAGCTTTTAACTTTCACTCGGAGAAGGGGTAATTTGCATTGTCTAAGCCTTTCTCTATCTATTGGCTGGCACTCGACAGCTACTCCTCACTGGACAGCTACTCTCTCTCACCTAGCCGggtggccctactattctaatgggcagGCTGGAGGGAGAGCCACCCACACCCACGGTTGGAGGACCGGTTGGAGTAGCTACCGATTCAAAGTAATGCGAGAAGGTTCAGGATAGAgtctctttctttctttccttcGCCCTAACTTCCAACCGGGGGTGTAGTACTTGATCCCTTACCGGGGGTGGAGAACAGGTAACCCTGGAAacaaataatattaagacagtgggTGGGGCGGCAGTTGCTCTCGGGTGGGGCGGGGAGAGTCCATCCAGCCAACTATCCAGCCATGGGGGTAGAGAACGAGAACCAACCTAGCGGTATGGAGGTTGAGGGATGGAGAGTTGGAAAGAAAGAACAATCGCCCCTACTATTCTATTGTTGAGGGTCCTCGTTAATTAGGGAGGCGGGATGAAGGATGGACAAAAGCTCCCATGCATGCGACCTTCCTTCCGGCTAAACGAACTGGAGCCCAGggccctattattctattattcaTGTTATGTAGAGAATATGGCGTACCGGTAAACGAGAATATGGCCGGTCAACTGATTACTAGTTTGTTATCTGATTCGGTCGGCCTATTGTCGGTGACCTCAACTAAGATGCATGGTTCCGGATGCCCACTCTTTGTCCTAGCCCTCCTACCGGCCTTCCAAGCACCGGATAGAAACTTTATTGCCTGGGGCCCTAACTACCCTGATATTGTTCCGGGGGTGAAAGATGGATTCTTGATCCAATTAATAAA
Protein-coding regions in this window:
- the LOC131872958 gene encoding cytochrome c oxidase subunit 3-like, whose amino-acid sequence is QYSKQRNGAELFMTQRHSHHLVDPSPWPISGSLGALATTVGGVMYMHSFTGGSTLLSLGLIFILYTMFVRWRDVIRESTLEGHHTKVVQFGLRYGFIPFIVSEVMSPFAFFRAFFHSPLAPAVEIGGIWPPKGIGVLNPWEIPSPNTLIPLSSGAAVTWAHHAILAGKERQAVYALVATVSLALVLTGFQGMEYSQAPFTVSDGIHGPTSFSATGFHGFHVIIGTLFPIICGIRQYPGHLTKEHHVGFEAAAWYWHSVDVVRSFPFVSIHWWGGLRRDAL